From Crassaminicella indica, one genomic window encodes:
- a CDS encoding alanine dehydrogenase, translating into MQKITSIGLPKIYGINGEIRAFLPSFIEKLCSYDIDIFLEENYGVEMGFHKEDYLKANNKVKFVPHEEIYKKDLVIVLKAPKIQELEMMPKKSSLISMLHYDSRPKIVEKLKEKEIISYSMDSIVDDEHNRMVVTYELTALGGIRAAFQEMKKRKKDFFSRNRGPIKVTIIGMGQLGVRAGRICMSFGDEALLDKIIEQDLPGVMVQYIGRHITKHKNLLPDIFSDTDLLIDATRRIDFSKYIVPNEYIKFLKEDSIILDLTADPYDASVSPIQVKAIEGIPHGDVKKYIFEKDDIAYNDIPSQVSTKHRRVTLSCSGWPGVLPKESMKIYEEKLMPFVDVLLKKGHNITLTSNNRFERGLYRGTLDYFLNLNQYEDKI; encoded by the coding sequence GTGCAAAAGATTACTTCAATAGGATTGCCTAAAATATACGGTATTAACGGTGAGATTAGAGCTTTTCTTCCAAGCTTTATTGAAAAGCTGTGTTCATATGATATAGATATTTTTTTGGAAGAAAATTATGGAGTTGAAATGGGTTTTCACAAGGAAGATTATTTAAAAGCTAATAATAAAGTGAAATTTGTACCGCATGAAGAAATTTATAAAAAGGATTTAGTAATTGTACTAAAGGCTCCAAAGATTCAAGAATTAGAAATGATGCCAAAAAAGAGCAGCTTAATTTCTATGCTCCATTATGATTCAAGACCAAAGATTGTTGAAAAATTAAAAGAAAAAGAAATTATTTCCTATTCTATGGATTCTATTGTTGATGATGAACATAATCGAATGGTAGTAACATATGAATTAACAGCTTTAGGTGGTATAAGAGCTGCTTTTCAGGAAATGAAAAAAAGAAAAAAAGATTTCTTTTCAAGGAATAGAGGACCTATAAAGGTAACGATTATTGGAATGGGTCAGTTAGGAGTAAGAGCAGGAAGAATATGTATGTCTTTTGGAGATGAAGCACTATTAGATAAGATAATAGAACAGGATTTGCCGGGTGTTATGGTGCAATATATTGGAAGACATATTACAAAGCATAAAAATTTATTACCAGATATTTTTTCTGATACGGATTTATTGATAGATGCAACGAGGAGAATAGATTTTTCTAAATATATTGTTCCAAATGAATATATCAAGTTTTTAAAAGAAGATAGTATTATATTAGATTTGACAGCTGATCCTTACGATGCATCTGTATCACCTATTCAGGTAAAAGCTATTGAAGGAATTCCTCATGGAGATGTAAAAAAATATATATTTGAAAAGGATGATATTGCTTATAATGATATTCCATCTCAGGTTAGTACAAAACATCGAAGAGTAACGCTTAGCTGTAGTGGTTGGCCTGGAGTTCTTCCAAAAGAATCTATGAAGATTTATGAAGAAAAGCTAATGCCTTTTGTGGATGTTCTTTTAAAGAAAGGACATAATATTACTTTAACAAGCAATAATCGTTTTGAGAGAGGTTTATATAGAGGAACTTTAGATTATTTCTTAAATTTGAATCAATATGAGGACAAGATATAG
- a CDS encoding thioredoxin family protein: MNIKILGGGCKNCTALYENAVQAAKELGIDAEFEKVTEMKEILSFGVMKTPAIVVDGAVKASGRVVSKDEVKEMLSK; encoded by the coding sequence ATGAATATTAAGATTTTAGGTGGAGGATGTAAAAACTGTACAGCACTTTATGAAAATGCAGTACAGGCAGCGAAAGAACTAGGAATTGATGCAGAGTTTGAAAAGGTAACAGAAATGAAGGAGATTTTATCCTTTGGAGTAATGAAAACTCCAGCTATAGTAGTAGATGGAGCTGTGAAAGCTTCTGGAAGAGTGGTTTCGAAGGATGAAGTAAAGGAAATGTTAAGTAAGTAG
- a CDS encoding permease has protein sequence MPIFIGFVESGIPLGVTFTFLVTSPIVNEIALGFLFISFGFKIAFLYTAAGMVIGIVAGIVIEKLNLTHLVEEYVYQMHMGEAVIEEMNHKKRVKFAFNAVKDIVKRVWIYVILGIGIGAWIHGYAPEDFLVKYAGPNNPLAVFVAVVLGIPLYSNAVGTVPIVEALINKGVGVGTALSFMMSVVALSLPEMILLKQVMKPKLIGIFITITGISIIFVGYLFNIIL, from the coding sequence GTGCCTATATTCATAGGCTTTGTGGAATCGGGTATTCCACTTGGGGTTACATTTACATTTTTAGTTACATCACCTATTGTTAATGAAATTGCATTAGGATTTTTATTCATAAGCTTTGGATTTAAGATAGCATTTCTTTATACGGCAGCAGGAATGGTGATAGGAATTGTTGCAGGAATTGTTATTGAAAAGCTTAATTTAACGCATTTAGTAGAAGAATATGTTTATCAGATGCATATGGGTGAAGCAGTCATCGAAGAGATGAATCATAAAAAAAGAGTAAAATTTGCTTTTAATGCAGTAAAAGATATTGTAAAGAGAGTATGGATTTATGTAATATTAGGAATTGGTATAGGGGCATGGATTCACGGTTATGCTCCAGAGGATTTTTTAGTAAAATATGCAGGACCTAATAATCCATTGGCAGTATTTGTAGCAGTTGTATTAGGAATTCCTCTTTATTCAAATGCAGTAGGAACAGTGCCTATTGTAGAGGCTTTGATTAATAAAGGGGTAGGAGTAGGAACAGCTCTTTCGTTCATGATGAGTGTAGTAGCTTTATCATTGCCTGAAATGATTCTTTTAAAGCAGGTGATGAAACCAAAGCTTATTGGGATATTTATTACTATTACAGGAATATCTATTATATTTGTAGGGTATTTATTTAATATTATTTTATAG
- a CDS encoding ArsR/SmtB family transcription factor, whose translation MNAMYYELSSSLLKALAHPTRIQILERLKDEEALCVCHIYEDLELEQSNVSQHLKILKDQGILSSRKEGLQVLYSVRYREIYTVLEVVQDILAKKLKEAHEQLEMKKK comes from the coding sequence ATGAATGCAATGTATTATGAATTATCTTCATCACTATTAAAAGCATTAGCTCATCCAACTAGAATACAAATTCTTGAGAGGTTGAAAGATGAAGAAGCGCTTTGTGTATGTCACATATATGAAGATTTAGAATTAGAGCAATCAAATGTATCTCAGCATCTTAAGATTTTAAAGGATCAGGGTATACTTTCAAGCAGAAAGGAAGGACTACAGGTTTTATATAGTGTAAGATATAGAGAAATATATACGGTTTTAGAGGTAGTACAGGATATTTTAGCAAAAAAATTAAAAGAGGCACATGAACAATTAGAAATGAAGAAAAAATAA
- the yugI gene encoding S1 domain-containing post-transcriptional regulator GSP13 — MSNNIEVGNIIVGKVTAIKPFGAFVALEEGKEGLVHISQIAHGFVKNINEHLSIGDEVKVKILSVDEESGRISLSIRETLPAPEATEGKSERPRRPRQKKSGMNYQDPKNRESFNSLGEHLKAWLEQSKK, encoded by the coding sequence ATGTCAAACAATATTGAAGTTGGAAACATTATAGTAGGAAAAGTAACTGCTATCAAGCCTTTCGGTGCTTTCGTAGCATTAGAAGAAGGAAAAGAAGGATTAGTTCATATTTCACAAATCGCTCACGGTTTCGTAAAAAATATTAACGAACATCTTTCTATTGGGGATGAAGTAAAAGTAAAAATATTATCAGTAGATGAAGAATCTGGCAGAATTTCACTTTCTATTCGTGAAACATTACCAGCTCCTGAAGCTACTGAAGGAAAATCAGAACGTCCTCGCCGTCCAAGACAAAAAAAGAGTGGAATGAACTATCAAGACCCAAAAAATAGAGAAAGCTTTAACTCTCTTGGAGAGCACTTAAAAGCTTGGTTAG